A genomic window from Sparus aurata chromosome 14, fSpaAur1.1, whole genome shotgun sequence includes:
- the LOC115595535 gene encoding kinesin-like protein KIF21A isoform X4 yields MSGGGPDESSVRVALRIRPQLAKEKIEGCHICTFVMPGEPQVVLGKDKAFTYDHVFDMDTQQETIYNHCTEKLIEGCFEGYNATIFAYGQTGSGKTYTMGTGFDVNIGEEELGIIPRAVNHLFRGIEERIQAATEQGKPVPEFKINAQFLELYNEEVLDLFDSTRDIEARKQRSNIKIHEDANGGIYTVGVTTRTVNSAAEMIQCLKLGALSRTTASTQMNVQSSRSHAIFTIHLCQVRVCSADNDDNTTDNRLTNNSEINEFETLTAKFHFVDLAGSERLKRTGATGDRAKEGISINCGLLALGNVISALGDRSKRSTHVPYRDSKLTRLLQDSLGGNSQTMMIACISPSDRDFMETLNTLKYANRARNIKNKVVVNQDRASQQISALRTEIARLQMELMEYKTGKRMVGEDGMEGINDLVHENSMLQTENNNLRVRVKAMQETIDAQRTRLTHYLSNQANQALAKAGEGNEEIANMIQNYIKEIEELRAKLLESEAVSENLRKTLSRASTRSSLYGGPSSFSSALLAPEKEASDVIEMAKKDLQKLKKKEKKKKKSVIKEELPDNEQERGGNDEVEMEASDHEEGEDADEEDDSEEAGDETSEESETEELDEKENVQADLANITCEIAIKQKLIDELENSQRRLHTLRQQYEQKLMMLQNKIKDTQLERDRVLHNMGSVETGTEEKAKKIKVEYERKLSSMNKELQKLQSAQKEHARLLKNQSQYEKQLKKLQLDVTEMKKTKVSLMRQMKDQQERNRAAECRRNREIASLKKDQRRAEHQLKQMEAQKRQQELVLRRKNEEVTALRRQVRPVSGKVSRKVSLPEPLQEPSHRATPARMHTYGVASSNGARSSPVRMGSAYLSRTARAKWQSLERRVSDIIMQRMTISNMESDMNRLLKQREELTRRRERVSRKREKMAVEGADADRSLASLNEELESLSANIDYINDSIADCQANIMQMEEAKEEGDTVDVTAVISSCNLSEARFLLDHFMNMAINKGLQASQKDSQLKVMEGRLKQTEINSATQNQLLFHMLKEKAEINPELDALLGSALQELGYLSPENGDDSSSDESTPSPATEGSTLASDLMKLCGETKQRSKARRRTTTQMELLYASSGDLSCESPTGDFSAPLLPLSERLEAPTDMQGHALGHTPDREQTVSPSALSARPAAISGSRSPTGTERRQLERSPLSRRRVQEKGSTVTHIPAPIHTSPHNTTEAKTKGSDYKSLLEESPVLEGHRGVINPVTAPKNSRGAKLQCVYVAEGHTKPVLCVDATDDLLFTGSKDRTCKVWNLVTGQEIMSLADHPSSVVSVRYTSSLVFTVSTAYIKVWDIRDSAKCIRTLTSSGQVGSGDVCSSARSLSIPPGESQINQISLNPSGSFLYAAAGNAVRMWDLRKFVSTGKLTGHLGPVMCLTVDKLGSGQDVVLTGSKDHHIKMYEVAEGAQGSLSSSHTFDPTHQDSVESLAVHRDVLYSGSRDYYIKKWDLASKQLLQQSASAQADWVSALGVVPGSPVLLSGCRGGLLRLWHVDSLAPLGEVRGHDSPINGLATNGSQLFTASDDRTVKVWEAKGPLEEGVH; encoded by the exons ACGGGTTCGGGGAAGACCTACACCATGGGAACCGGCTTCGACGTCAACATCGGAGAGGAAGAGCTCGGTATCATTCCCCGCGCCGTCAACCACCTGTTCAGGGGGATTGAGGAGCGCATACAGGCTGCCACCGAGCAGGGCAAACCTGTTCCTGAGTTTAAGATCAACGCACAGTTCCTGGag CTGTATAACGAGGAGGTGTTGGACTTGTTCGATTCGACACGAGACATCGAGGCCAGAAAGCAGCGGTCCAACATCAAAATTCATGAAGACGCCAACGGAGGCATCTACACCGTCGGGGTGACCACTCGCACCGTCAACTCTGCAGCTGAG ATGATACAGTGTCTGAAGCTGGGCGCCTTGTCTCGTACCACCGCCAGCACCCAGATGAACGTCCAGAGTTCGCGCTCCCACGCCATCTTCACCATCCACCTGTGCCAAGTTCGAGTCTGCTCTGCAGATAACGAC GATAATACGACAGACAACCGTCTAACGAACAACTCTGAGATTAATGAGTTTGAGACGCTGACAGCCAAGTTTCACTTTGTAGACCTGGCTGGCTCCGAGAGACTGAAGAGAACTGGAGCTACAGGAGACAGAGCTAAAGAGGGCATCTCCATCAACTGTGGGCTG CTCGCTTTGGGAAACGTCATCAGCGCTCTGGGAGACAGGAGCAAGCGCTCCACCCACGTGCCTTACCGAGACTCCAAACTGACCCGGCTGTTACAAGACTCACTGGGTGGCAACAG TCAAACAATGATGATCGCCTGTATCAGCCCGTCAGACCGGGACTTCATGGAGACCTTGAACACTCTGAAGTATGCCAACAGAGCCCGGAACATTAAGAACAAGGTGGTGGTGAACCAGGACAGAGCCAGCCAGCAGATCAGCGCCCTGAGGACGGAGATAGCACGACTGcagatggagctgatggagtACAAGACG GGGAAACGTATGGTGGGAGAAGATGGCATGGAGGGCATCAATGACCTGGTCCATGAGAACTCCATGCTGCAGACGGAGAACAACAACCTGAGGGTGAGAGTGAAGGCCATGCAGGAGACCATCGATGCCCAGAGAACCAGACTCACACATTACCTCAGTAACCAGGCCAACCAGGCCCTGGCTAAAGCAG GTGAAGGCAACGAAGAGATCGCAAACATGATTCAGAACTACATCAAAGAAATCGAGGAGCTCAG AGCTAAACTCCTTGAAAGCGAGGCTGTGAGTGAGAACCTCAGGAAAACTTTGTCCCGGGCCTCTACGCGCTCCTCGCTGTATGGCGGGCCAAGCTCCTTCTCCTCCGCCCTCCTCGCTCCTGAGAAGGAGGCGAGCGACGTCATCGAGATGGCCAAGAAAGACCTGCAGAAGCtcaagaagaaggaaaagaagaagaagaagag CGTCATCAAAGAGGAGCTGCCGGACAACGAGCAGGAGCGAGGAGGCAACGACGAGGTAGAGATG GAGGCCAGTGACCACGAAGAGGGCGAGGACGCTGATGAGGAGGACGACTCTGAAGAGGCAGGAGATGAGACCTCGGAAGAGTCTGAGACTGAAGAACTGGATGAGAAAG AAAACGTCCAGGCCGACCTGGCCAACATCACCTGTGAGATCGCCATCAAGCAGAAGCTGATAGACGAGCTGGAGAACAGCCAGCGGCGCCTGCACACTCTCAGGCAGCAGTATGAGCAGAAGCTGATGATGCTGCAGAACAAGATCAaagacacacagctggagaGGGACAGGGTGCTGCACAATATGG GCTCAGTGGAGACGGGTACCGAAGAGAAGGCCAAGAAGATCAAGGTAGAGTACGAGAGGAAGCTGAGCTCCATGAACAAAGAGCTGCAGAAGCTCCAGTCGGCTCAGAAGGAGCACGCCCGCCTGCTGAAGAACCAGTCGCAGTACGAGAAGCAGCTCAAGAAACTGCAGCTGGATGTGACCGAGATGAAGAAGACCAAg GTGTCGCTGATGCGTCAGATGAAGGATCAGCAGGAGAGAAACCGAGCTGCAGAGTGCAGGAGGAACAGAGAGATCGCCTCTCTGAAGAAAGACCAGCGCCGAGCGGAG CatcaactgaagcagatggaggCCCAGAAACGACAACAGGAGCTGGTTCTTCGCAGGAAAAATGAAGAG GTGACAGCTCTCAGGCGGCAGGTGAGGCCCGTGTCCGGGAAGGTGAGCAGGAAGGTGAGCCTACCTGAACCTCTCCAGGAACCGTCACATCGAGCCACCCCAGCGAGGATGCACACCTATGGAGTGGCCTCATCTAATGGAGCCAG GAGTTCCCCAGTGAGGATGGGAAGTGCCTACCTCAGCAGGACAGCCAGGGCCAAGTGGCAGTCGCTGGAGAGACgtgtcagtgacatcatcatgcAGAGGATGACCATCTCGAACATGGAGTCGGATATGAACAGACTGCTGAAG CAACGGGAGGAGCTGACCAGACGGAGGGAGCGGGTGtccagaaagagagaaaagatggcAGTGGAGGGTGCAGACGCCGACCGCTCCCTGGCCTCCCTGAACGAGGAGCTGGAGTCTTTGAGCGCCAACATCGACTACATCAACGACAGCATCGCAGACTGCCAGGCCAACATCATGCAGATGGAGGAGGCCAAG GAGGAAGGAGACACGGTGGATGTGACGGCTGTGATCAGCTCCTGTAATTTATCAGAGGCCCGCTTCCTGCTGGACCACTTCATGAACATGGCTATCAATAAG GGTCTGCAGGCATCTCAGAAGGACTCCCAGCTGAAGGTGATGGAGGGCAGGTTGAAGCAGACGGAGATCAACAGCGCCACCCAGAACCAGCTGCTGTTCCACATGCTGAAGGAGAAGGCGGAGATCAACCCGGAGCTGGACGCTCTGCTGGGCAGCGCTCTGCAAG AGTTAGGTTACCTGTCACCAG AGAATGGAGATGACAGCAGTAGTGACGAGTCCACCCCCAGTCCAGCCACAGAGGGCAG CACACTGGCGTCAGATCTGATGAAGTTGTGTggtgaaaccaaacaaagaagcAAG GCTCGCAGGCGGACCACCACCCAGATGGAGCTGCTGTACGCCAGCAGTGGGGATCTGTCCTGTGAATCCCCCACCGGAGACTTCTCGGCccctctgctgcctctctcGGAGCGTCTGGAAGCGCCGACGGACATGCAGGGTCACGCGCTTGGTCATACCCCTGACCGCGAGCAAACTGTTTCCCCATCTGCACTGTCTGCGCGGCCAGCTGCCAT TTCTGGATCCAGGTCACCTACGGGGACTGAGAGGAGGCAACTGGAGCGCTCGCCCCTCAGCCGGAGAAGGGTGCAAGAGAAAGGATCCACGGTGACGCACATCCCAGCTCCAATACACACATCTCCGCATAACACGACGGAGGCTAAAACTAAAGGCAGCGACTACAAATCCCT GTTGGAGGAGTCTCCTGTACTTGAAGGCCATAG AGGTGTGATCAACCCCGTGACGGCCCCGAAGAACAGCCGCGGGGCCAAACTTCAGTGTGTCTACGTCGCGGAGGGCCACACCAAACCCGTTCTCTGTGTAGATGCGACAGATGATCTGCTCTTCACAGGATCCAAAG ACCGTACATGTAAAGTCTGGAACTTGGTGACGGGTCAGGAGATCATGTCTCTGGCAGATCATCCCAGCAGCGTTGTCTCTGTCAG gtaCACTTCTAGTCTCGTCTTCACTGTTTCCACTGCTTACATCAAAGTCTGGGACATACGAGACTCTGCCAAGTGTATCCGCACGCTCAC GTCATCAGGCCAGGTGGGCTCTGGGGACGTCTGCTCCTCTGCCAGAAGTTTATCCATCCCACCAGGAGAGAGTCAGATCAACCAGATCTCTCTCAACCCGTCCGGCTCCTTCCTCTACGCTGCTGCCGGCAATGCAGTGCGCATGTGGGACCTCCGCAA GTTTGTGTCCACTGGGAAGCTGACGGGCCATTTGGGACCTGTCATGTGCCTCACTGTGGACAAATTAGGCAGTGGACAGGATGTTGTCCTCACTGGCTCCAAAGACCATCATATTAAA ATGTATGAGGTGGCAGAAGGTGCTCAGGGTAGCCTCAGCTCCAGCCACACGTTCGATCCCACTCATCAGGACAGCGTGGAGTCTCTGGCCGTGCACAGAGATGTTCTCTACAGTGGCTCCAGGGATTACTACATCAAGAAGTGGGACTTGGCTAGTAAACAACTGCTGCAG CAGTCTGCCAGTGCTCAGGCAGACTGGGTTAGCGCTCTGGGCGTGGTGCCAGGCTCCCCGGTACTGCTCAGCGGATGCAGAGGAGGGCTGCTGCGCCTCTGGCACGTTGACTCACTTGCGCCCCTCGGCGAGGTCCGGGGGCACGACAGTCCCATCAACGGCCTGGCCACCAACGGCAGCCAACTGTTCACCGCCTCAGA tgacCGCACAGTGAAGGTTTGGGAAGCCAAAGGACCTCTGGAGGAAGGAGTTCACTGA
- the LOC115595535 gene encoding kinesin-like protein KIF21A isoform X3, whose protein sequence is MSGGGPDESSVRVALRIRPQLAKEKIEGCHICTFVMPGEPQVVLGKDKAFTYDHVFDMDTQQETIYNHCTEKLIEGCFEGYNATIFAYGQTGSGKTYTMGTGFDVNIGEEELGIIPRAVNHLFRGIEERIQAATEQGKPVPEFKINAQFLELYNEEVLDLFDSTRDIEARKQRSNIKIHEDANGGIYTVGVTTRTVNSAAEMIQCLKLGALSRTTASTQMNVQSSRSHAIFTIHLCQVRVCSADNDDNTTDNRLTNNSEINEFETLTAKFHFVDLAGSERLKRTGATGDRAKEGISINCGLLALGNVISALGDRSKRSTHVPYRDSKLTRLLQDSLGGNSQTMMIACISPSDRDFMETLNTLKYANRARNIKNKVVVNQDRASQQISALRTEIARLQMELMEYKTGKRMVGEDGMEGINDLVHENSMLQTENNNLRVRVKAMQETIDAQRTRLTHYLSNQANQALAKAGEGNEEIANMIQNYIKEIEELRAKLLESEAVSENLRKTLSRASTRSSLYGGPSSFSSALLAPEKEASDVIEMAKKDLQKLKKKEKKKKKRLRRYEENHHHTPVEHASVIKEELPDNEQERGGNDEVEMEASDHEEGEDADEEDDSEEAGDETSEESETEELDEKENVQADLANITCEIAIKQKLIDELENSQRRLHTLRQQYEQKLMMLQNKIKDTQLERDRVLHNMGSVETGTEEKAKKIKVEYERKLSSMNKELQKLQSAQKEHARLLKNQSQYEKQLKKLQLDVTEMKKTKVSLMRQMKDQQERNRAAECRRNREIASLKKDQRRAEHQLKQMEAQKRQQELVLRRKNEEVTALRRQVRPVSGKVSRKVSLPEPLQEPSHRATPARMHTYGVASSNGARSSPVRMGSAYLSRTARAKWQSLERRVSDIIMQRMTISNMESDMNRLLKQREELTRRRERVSRKREKMAVEGADADRSLASLNEELESLSANIDYINDSIADCQANIMQMEEAKEEGDTVDVTAVISSCNLSEARFLLDHFMNMAINKGLQASQKDSQLKVMEGRLKQTEINSATQNQLLFHMLKEKAEINPELDALLGSALQENGDDSSSDESTPSPATEGSTLASDLMKLCGETKQRSKARRRTTTQMELLYASSGDLSCESPTGDFSAPLLPLSERLEAPTDMQGHALGHTPDREQTVSPSALSARPAAISGSRSPTGTERRQLERSPLSRRRVQEKGSTVTHIPAPIHTSPHNTTEAKTKGSDYKSLLEESPVLEGHRGVINPVTAPKNSRGAKLQCVYVAEGHTKPVLCVDATDDLLFTGSKDRTCKVWNLVTGQEIMSLADHPSSVVSVRYTSSLVFTVSTAYIKVWDIRDSAKCIRTLTSSGQVGSGDVCSSARSLSIPPGESQINQISLNPSGSFLYAAAGNAVRMWDLRKFVSTGKLTGHLGPVMCLTVDKLGSGQDVVLTGSKDHHIKMYEVAEGAQGSLSSSHTFDPTHQDSVESLAVHRDVLYSGSRDYYIKKWDLASKQLLQQSASAQADWVSALGVVPGSPVLLSGCRGGLLRLWHVDSLAPLGEVRGHDSPINGLATNGSQLFTASDDRTVKVWEAKGPLEEGVH, encoded by the exons ACGGGTTCGGGGAAGACCTACACCATGGGAACCGGCTTCGACGTCAACATCGGAGAGGAAGAGCTCGGTATCATTCCCCGCGCCGTCAACCACCTGTTCAGGGGGATTGAGGAGCGCATACAGGCTGCCACCGAGCAGGGCAAACCTGTTCCTGAGTTTAAGATCAACGCACAGTTCCTGGag CTGTATAACGAGGAGGTGTTGGACTTGTTCGATTCGACACGAGACATCGAGGCCAGAAAGCAGCGGTCCAACATCAAAATTCATGAAGACGCCAACGGAGGCATCTACACCGTCGGGGTGACCACTCGCACCGTCAACTCTGCAGCTGAG ATGATACAGTGTCTGAAGCTGGGCGCCTTGTCTCGTACCACCGCCAGCACCCAGATGAACGTCCAGAGTTCGCGCTCCCACGCCATCTTCACCATCCACCTGTGCCAAGTTCGAGTCTGCTCTGCAGATAACGAC GATAATACGACAGACAACCGTCTAACGAACAACTCTGAGATTAATGAGTTTGAGACGCTGACAGCCAAGTTTCACTTTGTAGACCTGGCTGGCTCCGAGAGACTGAAGAGAACTGGAGCTACAGGAGACAGAGCTAAAGAGGGCATCTCCATCAACTGTGGGCTG CTCGCTTTGGGAAACGTCATCAGCGCTCTGGGAGACAGGAGCAAGCGCTCCACCCACGTGCCTTACCGAGACTCCAAACTGACCCGGCTGTTACAAGACTCACTGGGTGGCAACAG TCAAACAATGATGATCGCCTGTATCAGCCCGTCAGACCGGGACTTCATGGAGACCTTGAACACTCTGAAGTATGCCAACAGAGCCCGGAACATTAAGAACAAGGTGGTGGTGAACCAGGACAGAGCCAGCCAGCAGATCAGCGCCCTGAGGACGGAGATAGCACGACTGcagatggagctgatggagtACAAGACG GGGAAACGTATGGTGGGAGAAGATGGCATGGAGGGCATCAATGACCTGGTCCATGAGAACTCCATGCTGCAGACGGAGAACAACAACCTGAGGGTGAGAGTGAAGGCCATGCAGGAGACCATCGATGCCCAGAGAACCAGACTCACACATTACCTCAGTAACCAGGCCAACCAGGCCCTGGCTAAAGCAG GTGAAGGCAACGAAGAGATCGCAAACATGATTCAGAACTACATCAAAGAAATCGAGGAGCTCAG AGCTAAACTCCTTGAAAGCGAGGCTGTGAGTGAGAACCTCAGGAAAACTTTGTCCCGGGCCTCTACGCGCTCCTCGCTGTATGGCGGGCCAAGCTCCTTCTCCTCCGCCCTCCTCGCTCCTGAGAAGGAGGCGAGCGACGTCATCGAGATGGCCAAGAAAGACCTGCAGAAGCtcaagaagaaggaaaagaagaagaagaagag ACTAAGGCGATATGAGGAGAATCACCACCACACGCCTGTCGAGCACGCCAG CGTCATCAAAGAGGAGCTGCCGGACAACGAGCAGGAGCGAGGAGGCAACGACGAGGTAGAGATG GAGGCCAGTGACCACGAAGAGGGCGAGGACGCTGATGAGGAGGACGACTCTGAAGAGGCAGGAGATGAGACCTCGGAAGAGTCTGAGACTGAAGAACTGGATGAGAAAG AAAACGTCCAGGCCGACCTGGCCAACATCACCTGTGAGATCGCCATCAAGCAGAAGCTGATAGACGAGCTGGAGAACAGCCAGCGGCGCCTGCACACTCTCAGGCAGCAGTATGAGCAGAAGCTGATGATGCTGCAGAACAAGATCAaagacacacagctggagaGGGACAGGGTGCTGCACAATATGG GCTCAGTGGAGACGGGTACCGAAGAGAAGGCCAAGAAGATCAAGGTAGAGTACGAGAGGAAGCTGAGCTCCATGAACAAAGAGCTGCAGAAGCTCCAGTCGGCTCAGAAGGAGCACGCCCGCCTGCTGAAGAACCAGTCGCAGTACGAGAAGCAGCTCAAGAAACTGCAGCTGGATGTGACCGAGATGAAGAAGACCAAg GTGTCGCTGATGCGTCAGATGAAGGATCAGCAGGAGAGAAACCGAGCTGCAGAGTGCAGGAGGAACAGAGAGATCGCCTCTCTGAAGAAAGACCAGCGCCGAGCGGAG CatcaactgaagcagatggaggCCCAGAAACGACAACAGGAGCTGGTTCTTCGCAGGAAAAATGAAGAG GTGACAGCTCTCAGGCGGCAGGTGAGGCCCGTGTCCGGGAAGGTGAGCAGGAAGGTGAGCCTACCTGAACCTCTCCAGGAACCGTCACATCGAGCCACCCCAGCGAGGATGCACACCTATGGAGTGGCCTCATCTAATGGAGCCAG GAGTTCCCCAGTGAGGATGGGAAGTGCCTACCTCAGCAGGACAGCCAGGGCCAAGTGGCAGTCGCTGGAGAGACgtgtcagtgacatcatcatgcAGAGGATGACCATCTCGAACATGGAGTCGGATATGAACAGACTGCTGAAG CAACGGGAGGAGCTGACCAGACGGAGGGAGCGGGTGtccagaaagagagaaaagatggcAGTGGAGGGTGCAGACGCCGACCGCTCCCTGGCCTCCCTGAACGAGGAGCTGGAGTCTTTGAGCGCCAACATCGACTACATCAACGACAGCATCGCAGACTGCCAGGCCAACATCATGCAGATGGAGGAGGCCAAG GAGGAAGGAGACACGGTGGATGTGACGGCTGTGATCAGCTCCTGTAATTTATCAGAGGCCCGCTTCCTGCTGGACCACTTCATGAACATGGCTATCAATAAG GGTCTGCAGGCATCTCAGAAGGACTCCCAGCTGAAGGTGATGGAGGGCAGGTTGAAGCAGACGGAGATCAACAGCGCCACCCAGAACCAGCTGCTGTTCCACATGCTGAAGGAGAAGGCGGAGATCAACCCGGAGCTGGACGCTCTGCTGGGCAGCGCTCTGCAAG AGAATGGAGATGACAGCAGTAGTGACGAGTCCACCCCCAGTCCAGCCACAGAGGGCAG CACACTGGCGTCAGATCTGATGAAGTTGTGTggtgaaaccaaacaaagaagcAAG GCTCGCAGGCGGACCACCACCCAGATGGAGCTGCTGTACGCCAGCAGTGGGGATCTGTCCTGTGAATCCCCCACCGGAGACTTCTCGGCccctctgctgcctctctcGGAGCGTCTGGAAGCGCCGACGGACATGCAGGGTCACGCGCTTGGTCATACCCCTGACCGCGAGCAAACTGTTTCCCCATCTGCACTGTCTGCGCGGCCAGCTGCCAT TTCTGGATCCAGGTCACCTACGGGGACTGAGAGGAGGCAACTGGAGCGCTCGCCCCTCAGCCGGAGAAGGGTGCAAGAGAAAGGATCCACGGTGACGCACATCCCAGCTCCAATACACACATCTCCGCATAACACGACGGAGGCTAAAACTAAAGGCAGCGACTACAAATCCCT GTTGGAGGAGTCTCCTGTACTTGAAGGCCATAG AGGTGTGATCAACCCCGTGACGGCCCCGAAGAACAGCCGCGGGGCCAAACTTCAGTGTGTCTACGTCGCGGAGGGCCACACCAAACCCGTTCTCTGTGTAGATGCGACAGATGATCTGCTCTTCACAGGATCCAAAG ACCGTACATGTAAAGTCTGGAACTTGGTGACGGGTCAGGAGATCATGTCTCTGGCAGATCATCCCAGCAGCGTTGTCTCTGTCAG gtaCACTTCTAGTCTCGTCTTCACTGTTTCCACTGCTTACATCAAAGTCTGGGACATACGAGACTCTGCCAAGTGTATCCGCACGCTCAC GTCATCAGGCCAGGTGGGCTCTGGGGACGTCTGCTCCTCTGCCAGAAGTTTATCCATCCCACCAGGAGAGAGTCAGATCAACCAGATCTCTCTCAACCCGTCCGGCTCCTTCCTCTACGCTGCTGCCGGCAATGCAGTGCGCATGTGGGACCTCCGCAA GTTTGTGTCCACTGGGAAGCTGACGGGCCATTTGGGACCTGTCATGTGCCTCACTGTGGACAAATTAGGCAGTGGACAGGATGTTGTCCTCACTGGCTCCAAAGACCATCATATTAAA ATGTATGAGGTGGCAGAAGGTGCTCAGGGTAGCCTCAGCTCCAGCCACACGTTCGATCCCACTCATCAGGACAGCGTGGAGTCTCTGGCCGTGCACAGAGATGTTCTCTACAGTGGCTCCAGGGATTACTACATCAAGAAGTGGGACTTGGCTAGTAAACAACTGCTGCAG CAGTCTGCCAGTGCTCAGGCAGACTGGGTTAGCGCTCTGGGCGTGGTGCCAGGCTCCCCGGTACTGCTCAGCGGATGCAGAGGAGGGCTGCTGCGCCTCTGGCACGTTGACTCACTTGCGCCCCTCGGCGAGGTCCGGGGGCACGACAGTCCCATCAACGGCCTGGCCACCAACGGCAGCCAACTGTTCACCGCCTCAGA tgacCGCACAGTGAAGGTTTGGGAAGCCAAAGGACCTCTGGAGGAAGGAGTTCACTGA